A genomic region of Catalinimonas niigatensis contains the following coding sequences:
- a CDS encoding PQQ-dependent sugar dehydrogenase, whose protein sequence is MDDDIPTPTDTLSVETDPVETNPPNADYQPAFEGQTRINGVTTETEYTAGIFAEGLNSAWGMTNLPDGRILVTEKNGTMRIVSQSGALSNPITGIPEVNSSGQGGLLDVAVDPAFTENSMVYWSFSQNGEGGTATAVAKGRLSDDESQIEDAEVIYTAIPEFESTAHYGSRLVWDGQGNLFVSTGDRSSMASRPEAQELDAALGKVLRITTDGEPVAGNPFLNQEGALPEIYSYGHRNVQGLAIHPVTGDLWEAELGPRGGDEVNIIEAGNNYGWPVINYGLEYSGEPIGQGITQQEGMEQPVYYWDPVISPSGITFYSGNMISEWTNDLFLAALSGQHIIRLVIEDDTVVGEERLLEEEGQRFRDVLEGSDGALYALTDGDNGRIYRISL, encoded by the coding sequence AACAGACCCTGTGGAAACCAATCCTCCTAATGCCGATTATCAGCCTGCTTTTGAAGGACAAACAAGAATCAACGGAGTAACCACCGAAACCGAATACACAGCAGGCATCTTTGCGGAAGGCTTGAATAGTGCCTGGGGAATGACGAATCTGCCTGATGGTAGAATTCTGGTGACAGAAAAAAACGGGACCATGCGCATAGTTTCACAAAGCGGAGCGTTAAGCAACCCCATTACAGGTATACCTGAAGTAAATAGTTCCGGCCAAGGGGGTTTGCTGGATGTAGCTGTTGATCCGGCCTTTACAGAAAACAGCATGGTGTACTGGAGTTTCTCTCAAAACGGAGAGGGTGGGACAGCCACCGCAGTAGCCAAAGGCAGACTATCTGATGACGAATCCCAAATTGAAGACGCAGAGGTTATTTATACTGCCATACCTGAGTTTGAAAGTACAGCCCATTATGGTTCTCGCTTGGTGTGGGATGGGCAGGGCAATTTATTCGTGAGCACTGGTGACCGATCCAGCATGGCATCCAGACCGGAGGCACAGGAATTAGATGCAGCCCTTGGAAAGGTTTTGCGCATCACCACCGATGGAGAGCCTGTCGCAGGAAATCCTTTTCTCAACCAGGAGGGTGCTTTACCAGAAATCTATTCTTACGGACATCGCAATGTGCAAGGTCTGGCCATTCATCCTGTTACCGGTGACTTATGGGAAGCGGAATTAGGACCAAGGGGTGGTGATGAGGTAAATATCATTGAAGCAGGTAATAATTATGGCTGGCCGGTGATCAACTATGGTCTGGAATACAGTGGAGAACCCATTGGTCAGGGAATTACGCAGCAGGAAGGCATGGAACAGCCCGTCTATTACTGGGACCCTGTAATTTCTCCCAGCGGCATCACTTTCTATTCCGGCAATATGATCAGCGAATGGACCAATGATTTATTTCTGGCAGCCTTAAGTGGCCAGCATATCATCAGGTTGGTGATAGAGGATGACACCGTCGTAGGGGAGGAACGCCTGCTTGAAGAAGAAGGCCAGCGATTCAGAGATGTGTTGGAGGGATCAGACGGCGCATTGTATGCTTTGACAGATGGTGATAACGGCAGAATATACCGGATAAGCCTGTAA
- a CDS encoding xanthine dehydrogenase family protein molybdopterin-binding subunit, which produces MSTVKTTLNRRSFLKASALAGGGMMLSFSWLAGCKPTKEETLAMPKEWFELNSYIKIGNNGVVTLMSANPEFGSNVKTSMPMILADELDVDWENVIVKQADFYPQRFDRQFTGGSQGIRRGWEPLRTAGATARQMLVMAAAKNWKVPGEEITTEAGTLHHKSSGKKAGYGEVASLAATLDIPEEVKLKEIKDFKVIGHSKKNVEGQNIVTGKPMFAMDRDEEDMLIAMIAHPPAFGLKVKSVDTSSVKNMPGIKDVFTFTTLKDDYERNGFDTTTFTELIAIVGNTTWEVMNAKKALKAEWQETPDKEVVVQGWQGKEKVLIPGGIESTDGHKAQMEATAKKQAQELRKDGDPEKAFANAAKVIERTYSAPYLAHNCMEPVNCFAHVTKDKAEIYGPIQAPEFIMQALSARLGMPREKIQINLARMGGGFGQRAYGHHMVEAAVISQKMNAPVKMMYTREDDMSYGIYRPTYTATYRAALDENNNLIAFHVKGGGIPEHPVAANRFPAGAVDHYLAEGWALKSNITIGAFRAPRSNFIAGAEQSFLDEVAELAGKDPIDFRLELLERAKNNPVGENNDYDPERYAGVLKLVKEKSKWNEKPADVHRGVSAYFCHNSYVAEVLDLKMVDNMPKVEKVYAAVDCGIVVNPDAAKNMGEGAIVDGIGNAFFGEMTFVDGVPQKKNFDQYRMIRQKEVPESIEVHFVQNEHDPTGLGEPLFPPVFAAVANALYKATGKRFYNQPFVQDLQTSELQM; this is translated from the coding sequence ATGTCAACTGTAAAAACAACATTGAATAGAAGATCTTTCCTGAAAGCTTCTGCCCTGGCTGGCGGAGGTATGATGCTGAGCTTTAGCTGGCTGGCCGGATGTAAACCTACGAAGGAAGAGACTTTAGCCATGCCCAAAGAATGGTTTGAGCTGAACAGCTATATCAAAATCGGAAACAATGGTGTGGTAACGCTAATGTCTGCCAATCCTGAATTTGGCTCCAATGTCAAAACTTCCATGCCCATGATTCTGGCCGATGAACTGGATGTGGATTGGGAGAATGTCATTGTAAAACAGGCAGATTTTTATCCTCAACGATTTGACAGACAATTTACCGGAGGTAGCCAGGGTATTCGCCGGGGATGGGAACCTCTTCGCACTGCAGGAGCTACTGCCCGACAAATGCTGGTGATGGCTGCTGCGAAAAACTGGAAGGTGCCTGGTGAAGAAATTACCACCGAAGCGGGTACTTTGCATCACAAATCCAGCGGCAAAAAGGCCGGTTATGGCGAAGTAGCTTCACTGGCAGCCACACTAGATATACCTGAGGAGGTAAAGTTGAAAGAGATCAAGGATTTTAAAGTTATAGGCCATTCCAAAAAGAATGTAGAAGGACAAAACATTGTGACCGGCAAGCCCATGTTCGCCATGGACCGTGACGAGGAAGACATGCTCATTGCCATGATTGCCCACCCTCCTGCTTTTGGCCTGAAAGTAAAATCAGTGGATACTTCCTCAGTGAAAAATATGCCGGGCATCAAAGATGTATTCACATTCACTACCCTAAAGGATGATTATGAAAGAAATGGCTTTGACACCACCACTTTCACTGAGTTGATAGCCATTGTAGGCAATACCACCTGGGAGGTGATGAATGCCAAGAAAGCTTTGAAAGCAGAGTGGCAAGAAACTCCTGACAAAGAAGTTGTAGTACAGGGCTGGCAAGGCAAAGAAAAAGTACTAATCCCCGGAGGTATAGAAAGTACCGATGGGCATAAAGCCCAGATGGAAGCTACGGCTAAAAAGCAAGCCCAGGAACTTCGCAAAGACGGTGATCCTGAAAAAGCTTTTGCAAACGCCGCCAAAGTGATTGAGCGGACTTATAGTGCTCCTTACCTGGCACATAACTGTATGGAGCCGGTAAACTGCTTTGCCCATGTTACGAAAGACAAAGCAGAAATTTATGGACCCATTCAGGCACCGGAATTCATCATGCAGGCGCTATCAGCTCGTTTGGGTATGCCAAGAGAAAAGATACAAATCAACCTGGCCCGAATGGGAGGAGGCTTTGGTCAGCGAGCCTATGGACATCATATGGTAGAAGCCGCTGTGATATCCCAGAAAATGAATGCTCCCGTCAAGATGATGTACACCCGCGAAGATGACATGAGCTATGGTATTTATCGTCCAACTTATACCGCTACTTACCGAGCAGCTTTAGATGAAAATAACAATCTGATAGCCTTTCACGTCAAAGGAGGAGGAATTCCTGAGCATCCGGTGGCTGCCAATCGCTTCCCGGCGGGGGCAGTAGATCACTATCTGGCGGAAGGCTGGGCACTGAAGTCTAACATCACCATTGGCGCTTTCCGGGCACCTCGTTCTAATTTTATCGCAGGGGCTGAACAATCCTTCCTGGACGAAGTGGCTGAACTTGCCGGTAAAGACCCCATAGACTTCCGCCTTGAGCTTTTGGAAAGAGCCAAGAATAATCCGGTGGGTGAGAATAATGATTATGATCCGGAACGCTATGCCGGAGTCTTAAAACTGGTGAAGGAAAAGTCTAAATGGAATGAAAAACCCGCTGATGTTCACAGAGGAGTATCTGCTTACTTCTGCCATAACAGCTATGTAGCTGAGGTACTGGATCTGAAGATGGTAGACAACATGCCCAAGGTAGAGAAAGTATATGCTGCCGTAGACTGTGGCATCGTAGTCAACCCTGATGCTGCTAAAAACATGGGCGAAGGAGCGATTGTGGACGGTATTGGCAATGCTTTCTTCGGTGAGATGACTTTTGTAGATGGCGTTCCTCAGAAAAAGAACTTTGACCAATACCGCATGATTCGCCAGAAAGAAGTTCCCGAATCCATTGAAGTTCATTTTGTACAGAACGAGCACGATCCTACCGGCTTAGGTGAACCCTTATTTCCGCCGGTATTTGCCGCAGTGGCCAATGCATTGTACAAAGCCACAGGCAAGCGTTTTTATAACCAGCCTTTTGTACAAGATTTACAGACTTCTGAATTGCAGATGTGA
- a CDS encoding (2Fe-2S)-binding protein, with protein sequence MASFNLTINGKNQQVDADPSTPMLWVLRDHLKLVGTKYGCGIAQCGACTIHLNGTAVRSCQLPVSAVGEQKVTTIEGLSEKGDHPVQKAWLEHDVPQCGYCQAGQIMSAAALLEKNANPSDEEIESAMNGNICRCGTYLRIKAAVKTAANS encoded by the coding sequence ATGGCAAGCTTCAATCTCACGATCAACGGAAAAAACCAGCAGGTAGACGCTGACCCCAGCACCCCTATGCTTTGGGTGCTGAGGGACCACCTCAAACTGGTGGGTACCAAATATGGCTGCGGTATCGCCCAGTGCGGTGCCTGTACGATTCACCTCAACGGAACAGCAGTACGTTCCTGTCAACTGCCGGTGTCCGCAGTAGGTGAGCAGAAAGTGACGACCATTGAAGGTCTTTCAGAAAAAGGAGACCATCCGGTGCAGAAAGCATGGCTGGAGCATGATGTGCCCCAGTGCGGCTATTGCCAGGCCGGTCAGATCATGAGTGCTGCTGCGCTTTTGGAGAAAAACGCTAATCCCAGTGACGAGGAAATTGAGTCGGCCATGAATGGCAATATCTGTCGTTGTGGTACTTACCTTCGGATCAAAGCTGCGGTAAAGACTGCTGCCAATTCTTAA
- a CDS encoding helix-turn-helix domain-containing protein → MDNLRRFETINDYNTFNNNETLHPLVSVVDLSKASPRSASNMYFGFYTIFLKQVNCGDLRYGRHTYDYQEGTLVFIGPGQVVSVDSSGETYQPKGHALIFHPDLIHGTSLGRHIQDYTFFGYQSSEALHISERERRIVLDCFSKIEYELDHAIDKHSKKLIVDNIELFLNYCVRFYERQFITRDHVHTGILEKFEHLLNAYFQTDHPQTIGLPSVAWCAGELNLSPNYFGDLIKKETGQSAQDYIQAKVIEVAKEKIFDPGKTVNEIAYELGFKYPQHFSRFFKERVGKSPNEYRMLHDN, encoded by the coding sequence ATGGACAACTTACGACGATTTGAGACCATAAACGACTACAACACCTTCAATAATAACGAAACGTTACACCCCCTGGTAAGCGTAGTAGATTTATCAAAAGCCAGTCCCAGAAGTGCTTCCAATATGTATTTTGGTTTTTATACCATCTTTTTAAAACAAGTCAATTGTGGCGATCTGCGCTATGGTAGGCATACCTATGATTACCAGGAAGGTACCTTGGTATTCATTGGCCCCGGACAGGTTGTAAGCGTGGATAGTAGTGGAGAGACTTATCAACCGAAGGGTCATGCTCTCATCTTTCATCCCGATCTGATCCATGGCACCTCTCTTGGTAGGCATATACAAGACTATACTTTCTTTGGCTACCAATCCAGCGAAGCCCTGCATATATCCGAACGTGAAAGGAGAATTGTATTGGATTGTTTTTCCAAAATTGAGTATGAATTAGACCATGCCATAGATAAGCATAGTAAAAAGCTTATTGTAGATAATATTGAGTTGTTTTTGAATTATTGTGTCCGTTTTTATGAACGTCAATTTATTACCCGGGATCATGTCCATACAGGCATTTTAGAAAAGTTTGAGCATTTGTTGAACGCGTATTTTCAGACAGATCACCCGCAGACGATTGGCTTGCCTTCAGTAGCCTGGTGTGCAGGCGAATTGAACTTATCGCCAAACTATTTTGGTGACCTAATCAAAAAAGAGACCGGCCAATCCGCCCAGGATTATATTCAAGCTAAGGTAATTGAGGTGGCCAAAGAGAAAATATTTGATCCGGGCAAAACAGTCAATGAGATTGCTTATGAACTGGGCTTTAAATATCCGCAGCATTTCAGCCGTTTCTTTAAAGAACGGGTAGGTAAGTCTCCTAATGAGTACAGGATGCTCCATGATAATTGA
- a CDS encoding alpha/beta hydrolase, whose amino-acid sequence MKKITVSFFLLFFIAITQAFPQSNPVMNIFPEGTILHGNIPYNNDNLQKHLLDIYLPPNAKGKLPLVIFVHGGGWLSNDKYADMGYMKKTVAEIVSSGFALASIDYRFSTQAIFPAQIQDCNRAVSFLYDNAEKYGLDKNRFALMGFSAGGHLASLMGLSKNNNVDSFYMPGTSKSFSFKAVVDFYGPAELILFPGADNAKSPEGLLIGAAPLARPDLAKAASPVSYVDKDDPPFLIIHGEKDELVSPRHSQLLSAWLTTEGVDNELIIVKDAPHFGEMFDVDELRNKVISFLKAQLK is encoded by the coding sequence ATGAAAAAAATTACTGTTTCATTTTTCCTGCTCTTTTTTATCGCTATAACACAGGCTTTTCCCCAAAGCAATCCTGTGATGAATATTTTCCCCGAGGGAACCATATTGCATGGCAACATCCCTTACAATAACGATAACCTGCAAAAACATCTGCTGGATATTTATTTGCCCCCGAATGCAAAGGGGAAATTGCCCCTGGTGATTTTTGTGCATGGTGGTGGTTGGCTGAGCAATGATAAATACGCGGATATGGGTTATATGAAAAAAACTGTAGCAGAAATCGTGAGCAGCGGTTTTGCTTTGGCTTCTATTGACTATCGTTTCAGCACACAAGCCATTTTTCCTGCCCAGATACAAGACTGCAATCGTGCTGTATCCTTTTTATACGACAATGCTGAAAAGTATGGCTTAGATAAAAACCGCTTTGCTCTTATGGGTTTTTCCGCTGGTGGACATCTGGCTTCACTGATGGGTTTATCAAAAAATAATAATGTTGACTCCTTTTACATGCCCGGCACAAGTAAATCGTTTAGCTTTAAAGCCGTAGTAGATTTTTACGGTCCGGCTGAATTGATATTGTTTCCCGGAGCTGATAACGCCAAATCACCCGAAGGCCTATTGATAGGAGCCGCCCCGCTGGCACGTCCCGATTTAGCCAAGGCAGCCAGTCCAGTGAGCTATGTAGATAAAGATGATCCGCCATTCTTGATCATTCATGGCGAAAAAGATGAGCTGGTATCTCCCAGGCATTCCCAATTATTGAGTGCATGGTTGACAACGGAAGGTGTTGACAATGAACTCATCATTGTAAAAGATGCGCCGCATTTCGGAGAGATGTTTGATGTGGATGAGCTTAGAAATAAAGTCATCAGTTTTCTCAAAGCGCAGTTGAAGTGA
- a CDS encoding aldo/keto reductase: MQKRILGKDRLEVSAMGLGCMGLSFGYGPATDKKDAIKLICAAYDKGITFFDTAEAYGPFINEELLGEALEPFRSKVVIATKFGFKEGKPTVGLDSRPLTIRAVAEAALKRLKTDVIDLFYQHRVDPNVPIEDVAGTVKDLIREGKVKHFGLSEAGVNTIRKAHAVQPVTALQSEYSLWWREPEQEILPTLEELGIGLVPFSPLGKGYLTGKINEDTKFGDNDFRNIVPRFSEENRKANQSLVDLLGKMAKDRNATTAQVALAWLLAQKPWIVPIPGTTKQHRLEENIGSADIKLSADELREINEAIAKIEIRGARYPEQMQKMVGR; the protein is encoded by the coding sequence ATGCAAAAGCGAATATTAGGAAAAGACAGGCTTGAAGTATCAGCCATGGGTCTGGGCTGCATGGGACTGAGTTTTGGCTATGGTCCGGCAACCGATAAAAAAGATGCGATCAAACTCATTTGTGCTGCCTACGATAAAGGCATTACGTTCTTTGATACTGCGGAAGCCTACGGGCCATTTATCAATGAAGAGTTATTAGGCGAAGCCCTGGAGCCGTTTCGCAGCAAAGTAGTGATTGCTACAAAATTTGGATTCAAAGAAGGTAAGCCAACAGTAGGCTTGGATAGTCGCCCTTTAACCATAAGAGCCGTAGCCGAAGCAGCGTTGAAACGTTTGAAAACCGATGTCATAGACTTGTTTTATCAGCATCGGGTAGATCCCAATGTACCGATAGAGGATGTTGCAGGTACCGTTAAGGATTTAATCCGGGAGGGAAAAGTGAAGCACTTTGGTCTTTCAGAGGCAGGCGTCAACACCATTCGTAAAGCCCATGCGGTTCAACCTGTAACTGCCTTACAAAGTGAATATTCCCTTTGGTGGCGAGAGCCTGAACAGGAAATACTGCCCACACTGGAAGAATTGGGGATTGGCCTTGTGCCATTCAGTCCATTGGGTAAAGGTTATCTGACCGGTAAGATCAACGAGGATACTAAGTTTGGCGACAATGATTTTCGCAATATTGTACCCCGCTTTTCTGAAGAGAACCGTAAAGCCAATCAGTCTTTGGTTGATTTGCTGGGCAAGATGGCAAAAGATAGGAATGCGACTACAGCACAAGTTGCCCTGGCCTGGCTGCTGGCACAAAAACCTTGGATTGTTCCGATTCCCGGTACTACCAAACAGCATCGTCTGGAAGAGAATATTGGCTCAGCGGATATTAAGCTTAGTGCTGATGAGCTCAGAGAAATCAATGAAGCTATTGCAAAGATTGAAATACGAGGGGCTCGCTATCCTGAGCAGATGCAAAAAATGGTGGGGCGCTAA
- a CDS encoding cupin domain-containing protein translates to MYYIILVIATFSTQAIAQESPIFPIGEKAPNVHHTGDVWIYHVSDADDTFDYNIVHVVMGPGAKLNWHVHPAGQIILATGGVGYYQEKGRPKRILEKGDVVKCPPDVPHWHGASSNQEFIQIAITGRQNGPTEW, encoded by the coding sequence TTGTATTATATCATTTTAGTAATTGCCACCTTTTCTACCCAGGCAATCGCGCAAGAAAGCCCTATTTTTCCGATAGGCGAAAAAGCACCTAATGTACATCATACGGGAGATGTGTGGATTTATCATGTCAGCGATGCTGATGATACTTTTGACTATAATATCGTACATGTGGTCATGGGACCTGGTGCTAAATTGAACTGGCATGTACATCCTGCCGGACAGATTATATTGGCTACTGGAGGTGTAGGCTACTATCAGGAGAAAGGCAGACCTAAGCGAATTCTTGAAAAAGGAGATGTAGTGAAGTGCCCACCCGATGTTCCCCACTGGCACGGAGCAAGTTCGAACCAGGAGTTTATCCAAATTGCGATTACCGGCAGGCAAAATGGTCCTACAGAGTGGTAG
- a CDS encoding sulfatase family protein encodes MNTNNTVFLFILALSLGWMRTPVEAQRKATEKPNVIIIFADDMGYGDVSCLNPEARTYTPHIDNLVRKGITFSNAHASASVCTPSRYGLLTGRYAWRSESGAHVVSGFGEPVIEQDRETIASLFQKEGYTTACIGKWHLGLDWQTKKSDEPAIYDANTGLSNVDYTQKVTSGPNDYGFDYSFIHPASLDMPPYMFLRNHQAIDPDVILTSALYPDRLDDTEYTWDKKHTGEHDVYWGKGVWWRRGEISRTFRVENCLTEILEESISFIEKHSSDKPSVPFFMYMPLTGPHTPWMPTEQFKGKSSIATYGDFIMNIDHVVGQVTETLRRLGMDENTMIIFSSDNGAYWPQTEIELHNHDANWGRRGQKGDAWDGGHRIPLIISWPSHIKTPFVYDHMVSLTDLFATFADLTDQKLKDNSAEDSFSFLRVLNGNTSKATRRSMVHQSSGGMYSIRMDGWKFIDGLGSGGFTAPSTTEPVSNGPTGQLYQIKSDSLESENLFLQHPDVVKRLQKELNQELEQGNR; translated from the coding sequence ATGAATACAAATAATACTGTTTTCTTATTCATCCTTGCCTTAAGCTTAGGTTGGATGCGTACTCCAGTAGAAGCACAAAGAAAAGCAACCGAGAAACCAAATGTCATCATCATATTCGCAGATGATATGGGTTATGGAGACGTGTCCTGTTTAAATCCTGAAGCACGAACTTATACCCCTCATATAGATAACCTTGTACGGAAAGGGATTACTTTTTCAAATGCTCATGCCAGTGCATCTGTTTGCACTCCCTCTCGTTACGGCCTGCTCACCGGAAGATATGCCTGGAGATCGGAGTCAGGCGCACATGTTGTGAGTGGATTTGGAGAGCCCGTTATAGAGCAGGACAGAGAAACAATAGCCTCTCTATTTCAAAAGGAAGGTTACACCACAGCTTGCATTGGCAAATGGCATTTGGGATTAGACTGGCAAACTAAAAAGAGTGATGAGCCAGCAATTTATGATGCCAACACAGGTCTTTCTAATGTAGACTATACCCAAAAGGTTACTAGTGGCCCTAATGACTACGGATTTGATTATTCCTTTATTCATCCGGCTTCTCTGGATATGCCTCCTTATATGTTTCTTCGGAACCATCAGGCAATTGACCCCGACGTGATACTCACTTCTGCTCTCTATCCTGACCGGCTGGATGATACGGAATACACATGGGATAAAAAACACACAGGAGAACATGATGTATACTGGGGAAAAGGAGTGTGGTGGAGACGAGGGGAAATCTCTCGTACCTTTAGGGTAGAAAATTGTCTTACAGAAATTCTTGAAGAGAGTATCTCCTTTATTGAAAAGCATAGTAGCGATAAGCCCTCGGTACCTTTTTTTATGTATATGCCATTAACCGGGCCGCATACCCCCTGGATGCCGACGGAACAGTTTAAAGGAAAATCTTCCATTGCAACCTATGGGGATTTTATCATGAACATTGATCATGTGGTGGGTCAGGTTACGGAAACACTCAGGAGGTTAGGTATGGATGAAAATACGATGATCATTTTTTCCAGCGATAACGGAGCATATTGGCCACAGACTGAAATAGAGTTGCACAACCATGATGCTAACTGGGGCCGGCGGGGACAGAAAGGAGATGCATGGGATGGAGGGCACAGGATACCTTTGATTATCTCATGGCCTTCCCATATCAAAACTCCGTTTGTCTACGATCATATGGTAAGTCTTACTGACTTATTTGCAACCTTTGCAGACCTGACAGACCAAAAGCTTAAGGATAATAGTGCTGAAGACAGTTTTAGCTTTCTGCGTGTACTTAATGGAAATACCAGCAAAGCCACACGTCGCTCCATGGTACATCAATCATCGGGTGGGATGTACAGTATACGCATGGATGGATGGAAATTTATTGATGGATTAGGCTCAGGTGGTTTTACAGCACCCAGCACCACAGAGCCGGTATCCAATGGGCCGACCGGACAACTCTATCAGATTAAAAGTGATTCTCTGGAATCTGAGAATTTGTTTCTTCAACATCCTGATGTAGTCAAAAGACTTCAAAAAGAATTAAACCAGGAACTTGAACAGGGCAATAGATGA
- a CDS encoding winged helix-turn-helix domain-containing protein: MKISINGLHKAFESRIRLGVMSALAVNDELDFNALKEYLDVTDGNLASHLKGLEKEAFIGVEKSFVGRKPNTKYFMTKEGKEAFNDHLKALEKLIRGVAE; encoded by the coding sequence GTGAAAATATCAATCAATGGTTTACATAAGGCTTTTGAGAGCCGCATAAGACTTGGGGTTATGTCAGCATTGGCTGTCAATGATGAGTTGGATTTCAATGCGCTGAAGGAATATCTTGACGTGACCGATGGCAATCTGGCAAGTCACCTTAAAGGGTTAGAGAAAGAAGCGTTTATAGGGGTGGAAAAGTCATTTGTTGGCAGAAAACCGAATACAAAATATTTTATGACAAAAGAGGGTAAGGAAGCATTTAATGATCATCTCAAAGCACTAGAAAAATTGATTAGGGGAGTGGCTGAGTAA
- a CDS encoding potassium transporter KefB yields the protein MTQQKNFTTRSIHPVLLGKRILIGAGVAFSLISIFLLGVGEPNPAWGKLWMVKPLIVVPLAGAIGGVFYHFIDHIIQQDGWRKILVIVFSLIGYLVIVWLGTVLGLDGTLWN from the coding sequence ATGACACAGCAAAAGAATTTTACAACACGGTCAATTCATCCTGTTTTGTTAGGCAAACGAATATTGATAGGAGCGGGGGTCGCATTCAGCCTGATCTCAATATTTCTGCTTGGCGTAGGAGAACCTAATCCGGCTTGGGGAAAGTTATGGATGGTTAAACCCCTGATTGTAGTTCCGTTAGCGGGAGCCATAGGTGGTGTTTTCTATCATTTCATAGATCATATAATTCAACAGGATGGTTGGAGAAAGATATTGGTCATTGTATTCAGCTTGATTGGATACCTCGTAATCGTTTGGCTGGGTACAGTATTGGGTTTAGACGGTACCTTATGGAATTAA
- a CDS encoding toxic anion resistance protein — translation METTNASNEKDLALKPATASAVMEELSSMEKKKESDPELEAKTTQLAEELLSANLDELSKKRYVNEMGMKYQTALAHHSKILDQSIRTLSHSQDGSKVADSLLDLRKQVEEINPKHYDLKSPSGSGARFFRNLLGKKNSVSRYLEKYEASSAVIADIIKSLEAGRQQLIDDNKTLDIDKQQMRNSLDGLTRAQAVGESLYQKLEEKARLMEVDSEERRFVEEELLFALNQRIIDIQTALAVNQQGVISYDMLMRNNRELITGINRTITITASALRVAVTTRLALNNQKKVLDAKKKVDQTTADLIEDNAKVLRHQGVEIQKQAASSTLDVEKLTSAFNTLNQAMDEISNFRRESIPLMRQQVVKFQQLTNQAAATIDRMERGNAVKETVLIDISDDLSKS, via the coding sequence ATGGAAACTACAAACGCATCTAACGAAAAAGACCTGGCACTCAAACCAGCCACCGCATCCGCAGTGATGGAAGAGCTTTCTTCCATGGAAAAGAAGAAAGAATCAGATCCGGAACTAGAAGCCAAAACCACGCAACTTGCCGAAGAACTGCTCTCCGCTAATCTGGATGAACTGTCAAAAAAAAGATATGTGAATGAAATGGGCATGAAATACCAGACTGCCCTGGCACATCACTCCAAAATACTGGATCAGTCTATCAGAACACTATCCCACTCCCAGGATGGCAGTAAAGTAGCTGACTCTCTGCTGGATTTGCGTAAGCAGGTAGAAGAGATCAATCCCAAACATTATGATCTGAAGAGCCCAAGTGGTTCCGGTGCACGCTTTTTCAGAAACCTCTTGGGTAAGAAAAATTCTGTAAGCCGTTACCTGGAGAAATATGAAGCTTCTTCTGCCGTAATTGCTGATATCATCAAAAGTCTGGAAGCCGGAAGGCAGCAACTCATAGATGATAATAAAACCCTGGATATAGACAAACAGCAAATGCGTAATTCTCTGGATGGGCTGACAAGAGCGCAGGCCGTGGGAGAAAGTCTTTACCAGAAACTGGAAGAAAAAGCCAGGTTGATGGAGGTAGATAGCGAAGAAAGACGTTTTGTAGAAGAAGAGCTGCTTTTTGCCCTCAACCAGCGTATCATTGATATTCAGACGGCACTGGCAGTCAATCAGCAGGGTGTGATCTCCTATGATATGCTCATGCGCAATAATCGTGAACTGATCACGGGTATCAACAGAACCATCACCATTACCGCCAGCGCCTTACGGGTAGCAGTGACCACCCGCCTGGCGCTGAACAACCAAAAAAAGGTGCTGGATGCCAAAAAGAAGGTAGACCAGACTACTGCGGACCTCATTGAAGACAATGCCAAAGTACTCCGGCATCAGGGCGTGGAAATACAGAAACAGGCTGCATCTTCTACGCTGGATGTAGAAAAACTGACTTCTGCTTTCAATACCCTAAACCAAGCCATGGACGAAATCTCCAATTTCAGGAGAGAAAGCATTCCGTTGATGCGTCAGCAGGTGGTAAAATTCCAGCAGCTTACCAATCAAGCCGCTGCCACTATAGACAGAATGGAAAGAGGCAATGCGGTCAAAGAAACTGTTTTGATAGACATTAGTGATGATCTGAGCAAATCATAA